In Variovorax paradoxus, a single genomic region encodes these proteins:
- a CDS encoding TetR/AcrR family transcriptional regulator, translated as MTKSASASLAATRRPAGKKVEQRQASMELLLEAALRLFVSQGYRSTNLEQISGAAQLTKGAVYFYFRSKEAVLLELLRRVQTTVVDRAIEVTEAAGPDPRDRLVAYVHYQANLGITHRDEVLLLILMALEFKEREGEAQAFIVKLYAKQCGFIEKLVQGGQTAGVFRRDVPTRELASLVLAINDGTFLEWFRRSSALDGRNLVKALRSMVLGGVMAQGLNAPPRRAVAKPVLPKLAGAAAPRKTAAKAAGKR; from the coding sequence ATGACTAAATCAGCGTCAGCGAGCCTCGCGGCGACGCGCCGCCCTGCGGGCAAGAAAGTCGAGCAACGGCAGGCCAGCATGGAACTGCTGCTGGAGGCGGCTTTGCGGCTGTTCGTTTCGCAGGGCTATCGCTCGACCAACCTCGAGCAGATTTCCGGCGCGGCCCAGCTCACCAAAGGCGCCGTGTATTTCTACTTCCGCAGCAAGGAAGCGGTGCTGCTGGAACTGCTCCGGCGCGTGCAGACCACGGTCGTCGACCGGGCGATCGAGGTCACCGAGGCCGCTGGCCCGGACCCCCGGGACAGGCTGGTCGCCTACGTGCATTACCAGGCGAACCTCGGCATCACGCACCGCGACGAAGTGCTGCTGCTGATCCTGATGGCGCTGGAATTCAAGGAGCGTGAAGGGGAGGCCCAGGCCTTCATCGTGAAGCTGTACGCCAAGCAGTGCGGATTCATCGAGAAGCTGGTGCAGGGCGGCCAGACGGCCGGCGTGTTCCGCCGCGACGTGCCGACGCGCGAGCTGGCTTCGTTGGTGCTGGCGATCAATGACGGCACCTTCCTCGAGTGGTTCCGCCGCTCCAGCGCGCTGGACGGACGCAACCTGGTGAAGGCGCTGCGCTCGATGGTGCTGGGCGGTGTGATGGCGCAGGGGTTGAATGCTCCGCCCAGGCGCGCCGTCGCCAAGCCCGTGCTGCCCAAGCTGGCCGGCGCCGCGGCGCCGCGCAAGACGGCCGCCAAGGCGGCCGGGAAACGCTAG